From Pleurodeles waltl isolate 20211129_DDA chromosome 1_1, aPleWal1.hap1.20221129, whole genome shotgun sequence, a single genomic window includes:
- the RPL37 gene encoding large ribosomal subunit protein eL37, with protein MTKGTSSFGKRRNKTHTLCRRCGSKAYHLQKCTCGKCGYPAKRKRKYNWSVKAKRRNTTGTGRMRHLKVVYRRFRNGFREGTTPKPKRAAVAASSSS; from the exons ATG ACGAAGGGAACGTCGTCATTTGGTAAACGCCGAAACAAGACGCACACACTGTGCCGTCGTTGTGGATCCAAGGCTTATCATCTCCAGAAATGTACCTGTGGCAAGTGCGGATATCCCGCTAAGCGCAAGAGAAAGT ATAACTGGAGTGTCAAGGCCAAGAGGCGCAACACCACAGGTACCGGCCGTATGAGACACTTGAAGGTTGTCTACCGTCGATTCag GAATGGATTCCGTGAGGGTACAACACCAAAACCGAAGAGGGCAGCAGTTGCGGCATCCAGTTCTTCATAA